Proteins from a single region of Chitinibacter bivalviorum:
- a CDS encoding DUF1003 domain-containing protein → MRQDEQHLRFLAEHLLNSGVSDIGERERNALMRISRRLQANRAQDEIPVEGVTFGERLADRVAEFGGSWTFISIFGAFLVGWAILNTDILRNHAFDPYPYVFLNLILSMLASVQAPLILMSQNRQAARDRLTMIRDFEVNLKAEAAVQALNQRVEHLTWNILSDLNEVKNQLKAQPAAQDTESPAK, encoded by the coding sequence ATGCGACAAGACGAACAACACCTGCGCTTTTTAGCCGAGCACTTACTCAATTCGGGCGTCAGTGATATTGGCGAACGAGAGCGCAACGCGCTGATGCGCATTTCACGCCGCCTACAGGCCAATCGCGCGCAAGATGAAATCCCCGTCGAAGGCGTCACTTTTGGCGAACGCCTTGCCGATCGCGTCGCAGAATTTGGCGGCTCGTGGACATTTATCAGCATTTTTGGCGCATTTCTGGTCGGTTGGGCCATTCTCAACACCGACATTCTGCGCAACCACGCCTTTGACCCCTACCCCTATGTGTTTCTGAATCTGATTTTATCGATGCTGGCCTCGGTGCAAGCGCCACTCATTTTGATGTCACAAAACCGCCAAGCCGCACGTGATCGCTTAACGATGATTCGCGATTTTGAAGTCAACCTCAAAGCCGAAGCGGCGGTACAGGCGCTCAATCAGCGCGTGGAGCATCTGACGTGGAATATCCTGTCGGATTTGAACGAAGTCAAAAACCAGCTTAAAGCGCAACCCGCTGCGCAAGACACAGAAAGCCCAGCAAAATAA
- the gltB gene encoding glutamate synthase large subunit — MDRQSWLEGTLYRPQFEQDSCGFGLIAQMDDKPSHWLVSTAINSLACLTHRGAVAADGKSGDGCGLLFRKPTGFLQAVAQDNGYTLAEQFTAGLVFAGLDANTCAQSIANLVSAVESQGLIVAGVRDVPVNLDALGEAAMASLPSIKQIFVNAPAGLAEIEFARKLYQARRLAEKANAGDKDFYIPTLNPYVMSYKGLVTPENLPVFYLDLKDERFGSSMAVYHQRFSTNTWPQWKLAQPFRFLAHNGEINTLTGNRAWAKAREAIMDSDKLDMDAIRPIVQTNGSDSMSLDNMLESLVLGGVDVFRAFRLLVPPAWQNVDSNDRDLRAFYEYNSLHMEPWDGPAGIVWAAGDYAGCALDRNGLRPARYVITKDRHITIASEIGVWGYKPEDVVKKGRVKPGQIVAVNLKTGEFIDTETIDNSLKSAQPYRAWLKEHATHLEMAEDNKPLEEMDKATLLTYQKQFQLTFEERDQILRVLAADGQEAIGSMGDDTPMAVLSEKVRSPFDYLRQQFAQVTNPPIDPIREAIVMSLNTCFGPERNLFEDGPSHAKRLEVTSPVLSTDKFDAIVGQSDPDFKSARFEICFDAGTTLKAAIEKLTADVLASVKEGTVIVVLSDKNIAKGRMPIPALFAVGAVHHALINAGLRCKTNIIVETATTRDPHHFACLIGYGATAVVPYLAYQTIKELIDMGQIESTLEKAANNFRKGINKGLMKILSKMGISTVASYRGSQLFEGVGIGEEVIDLCLTGTVSRISGANFADFQEDQAKLNKLAFNPMRPLAQGGLLKYVFGEEYHAYNPDVVMALQKAVQNGDYKAYKQYADLVNKRPVAMLRDLMALQIDPAKAISIDEVEPLESIVKRFDSAGMSLGALSPEAHEALAEGMHRLGARSNSGEGGEDEARYGTPKMSKIKQVASGRFGVTPHYLVNAEVLQIKVAQGAKPGEGGQLPGDKVSPLIAKLRHSKPGISLISPPPHHDIYSIEDLAQLIFDLKQVNPAALVSVKLVAEPGVGTIAAGVAKAYADLITISGYDGGTAASPLASVKYAGSPFELGLTEAQQVLRANGLRGRVRVQADGGLKTGLDVVKAAIMGAESFGFGTGPMVALGCKFLRICHLNNCATGVATQEIKLRSKYFIGLPEMVVNYFTFIAQETRELMASLGIRKFEDLVGRTELLGLIEGATEKQKKLAMSALLSQGTTPDSVPRFCVEASNPSFDKGELAEEMVRDALAGIKAGTKQSFEYDVRNIHRSIGARLSGEIAKAHGAAGLADGSLHIKLNGSAGQSLGVWNAKGLTIELAGDANDYVGKGMNGGKVVIYPPKGSEFASHEATIVGNTCLYGATGGELFAAGMAGERFAVRNSGATAIVEGVGDHGCEYMTGGCVVVLGETGYNFGAGMTGGFALVYDPNQKFAYRYNNELIDTNLINGEAYGAIRAFLKDKIAAHAALTGSSKAAELLANFDEAVDYFWLVKPKVAKLDALLKD, encoded by the coding sequence ATGGATAGACAAAGCTGGTTAGAAGGTACGTTGTACCGCCCGCAGTTCGAGCAAGATAGCTGCGGCTTCGGTTTGATCGCGCAGATGGATGATAAACCGTCGCATTGGCTGGTATCGACTGCGATTAATTCTCTGGCCTGTTTGACCCACCGCGGTGCGGTTGCAGCCGATGGCAAATCAGGTGATGGCTGCGGGTTGTTGTTTCGCAAGCCAACTGGCTTTTTGCAAGCCGTAGCGCAAGATAATGGCTATACCCTGGCTGAGCAATTCACTGCAGGCCTCGTATTTGCTGGTCTTGATGCCAATACCTGTGCGCAATCCATTGCGAATCTGGTTTCCGCAGTAGAAAGCCAAGGCCTGATTGTAGCCGGTGTGCGTGACGTCCCTGTGAATCTGGATGCGCTGGGCGAGGCGGCAATGGCCTCACTGCCATCGATCAAGCAGATTTTCGTCAATGCCCCAGCTGGTTTGGCTGAAATCGAATTTGCCCGCAAACTCTATCAAGCGCGTCGCTTGGCTGAAAAAGCCAACGCAGGCGACAAAGATTTCTACATCCCGACGCTGAACCCGTACGTGATGTCATACAAAGGCTTGGTAACCCCAGAAAACTTGCCGGTGTTCTACCTCGATCTGAAAGACGAGCGTTTCGGTTCAAGTATGGCGGTGTACCACCAACGTTTCTCGACCAATACTTGGCCACAATGGAAATTAGCTCAGCCATTCCGTTTCCTCGCGCACAACGGCGAGATCAACACGCTGACGGGAAACCGCGCGTGGGCTAAAGCGCGTGAAGCGATCATGGATAGCGACAAGCTGGATATGGACGCGATCCGCCCTATCGTACAAACCAATGGTTCAGACTCGATGAGTTTGGACAATATGCTGGAAAGCCTGGTGCTCGGCGGCGTAGACGTATTCCGCGCCTTCCGTTTGCTCGTGCCACCAGCTTGGCAAAACGTCGATAGCAATGATCGCGACCTGCGCGCTTTCTACGAATACAACTCGCTGCACATGGAGCCATGGGATGGCCCAGCCGGTATCGTTTGGGCGGCTGGCGACTACGCCGGTTGTGCGCTTGACCGTAATGGCCTGCGTCCAGCGCGTTATGTGATTACCAAAGATCGCCACATCACGATTGCGTCTGAAATTGGCGTTTGGGGTTACAAACCTGAAGACGTGGTGAAAAAAGGCCGCGTAAAACCAGGTCAAATCGTTGCCGTTAACCTGAAAACCGGCGAGTTTATCGATACCGAAACCATCGATAACAGCCTCAAATCAGCTCAGCCTTACCGTGCGTGGCTCAAAGAGCATGCAACGCACTTGGAAATGGCGGAAGACAACAAGCCACTGGAAGAAATGGATAAGGCAACCCTATTGACCTACCAGAAACAATTCCAGTTGACGTTTGAAGAACGCGACCAAATCTTGCGCGTCTTGGCTGCGGATGGCCAAGAAGCCATCGGCTCGATGGGTGATGACACCCCAATGGCTGTATTGAGCGAGAAAGTACGTTCGCCATTTGATTACCTGCGCCAGCAATTCGCGCAAGTAACGAATCCACCGATCGACCCGATCCGTGAAGCGATTGTGATGTCGCTGAACACGTGCTTCGGTCCAGAACGTAATCTGTTTGAAGACGGCCCAAGCCACGCGAAACGTTTGGAAGTGACTTCACCGGTATTGTCGACCGATAAATTCGACGCCATCGTTGGCCAGTCTGACCCAGACTTCAAATCAGCGCGTTTCGAAATCTGTTTTGATGCTGGTACGACGTTGAAAGCGGCAATTGAGAAATTGACAGCTGACGTGCTTGCTAGTGTGAAAGAAGGCACGGTGATTGTCGTGTTGTCGGACAAAAACATCGCCAAAGGCCGCATGCCGATTCCGGCGCTGTTTGCTGTTGGCGCCGTTCACCATGCGCTGATCAATGCCGGCTTGCGTTGCAAAACCAATATCATCGTTGAAACCGCAACGACGCGCGATCCACACCACTTTGCGTGTTTGATCGGCTACGGCGCGACGGCGGTTGTTCCGTACCTCGCTTACCAGACGATCAAAGAATTGATCGACATGGGTCAAATCGAGTCAACGCTCGAAAAAGCGGCGAACAATTTCCGCAAAGGTATCAATAAAGGTCTGATGAAGATCTTGTCGAAGATGGGTATTTCGACCGTTGCTTCTTATCGCGGCTCGCAGTTGTTTGAAGGCGTGGGTATCGGCGAAGAAGTGATCGATCTGTGTTTAACTGGCACGGTGTCGCGCATTTCTGGTGCTAACTTCGCTGATTTCCAAGAAGACCAAGCGAAATTGAACAAGCTGGCATTCAACCCAATGCGTCCATTGGCGCAAGGTGGTTTGCTCAAGTATGTGTTCGGCGAGGAATACCACGCTTACAATCCAGACGTGGTGATGGCGCTGCAAAAGGCCGTGCAAAACGGCGATTACAAAGCCTACAAACAATACGCTGATCTAGTGAACAAACGCCCTGTCGCAATGTTGCGCGACTTGATGGCGCTGCAAATCGACCCAGCTAAAGCAATTTCGATTGACGAAGTTGAGCCGCTGGAAAGCATCGTGAAGCGTTTTGACTCAGCCGGTATGTCTCTTGGTGCCTTGAGCCCAGAAGCGCACGAAGCCTTGGCTGAAGGTATGCACCGTTTGGGCGCGCGCTCGAACTCGGGTGAAGGTGGTGAGGATGAAGCTCGCTACGGCACACCGAAAATGTCGAAAATCAAGCAGGTGGCTTCAGGTCGTTTCGGCGTAACGCCGCACTACCTCGTGAATGCTGAAGTGCTGCAGATTAAAGTAGCTCAAGGCGCGAAACCGGGTGAAGGTGGTCAGTTGCCAGGCGATAAAGTATCGCCATTGATCGCAAAACTGCGTCACAGCAAACCAGGCATTAGCTTGATTTCGCCACCGCCGCATCACGATATTTACTCGATTGAAGATTTGGCTCAGTTGATTTTTGACTTGAAACAGGTCAACCCTGCTGCCCTAGTTTCGGTCAAGTTGGTTGCCGAACCTGGCGTGGGTACGATCGCTGCCGGTGTTGCGAAAGCTTACGCTGACTTAATCACGATTTCTGGTTACGACGGCGGTACGGCTGCGTCGCCTCTGGCATCTGTGAAATACGCAGGTTCGCCGTTCGAGTTGGGCTTGACCGAAGCGCAGCAAGTATTGCGCGCCAATGGTCTGCGCGGCCGCGTTCGCGTTCAAGCTGACGGTGGTTTGAAAACCGGTCTGGATGTGGTGAAGGCCGCGATCATGGGTGCAGAGAGCTTCGGCTTTGGTACTGGCCCGATGGTGGCGCTGGGTTGTAAATTCCTGCGGATTTGCCACTTGAACAACTGCGCGACTGGCGTGGCAACGCAAGAAATCAAACTGCGTAGTAAGTACTTCATCGGTTTGCCAGAAATGGTCGTGAATTACTTCACCTTCATCGCGCAAGAAACGCGCGAATTGATGGCGAGCTTGGGTATTCGCAAGTTTGAAGACTTGGTTGGTCGTACCGAATTGCTCGGCCTGATTGAAGGCGCGACTGAGAAACAGAAGAAACTCGCGATGAGCGCGCTGTTGAGCCAAGGTACAACACCAGATTCAGTACCACGCTTCTGCGTTGAAGCGAGCAACCCGTCTTTCGACAAGGGCGAGTTGGCGGAAGAAATGGTGCGCGATGCATTGGCAGGTATTAAAGCGGGCACCAAACAAAGCTTTGAATACGATGTACGCAATATTCACCGCTCGATCGGTGCGCGTCTGTCAGGCGAGATCGCTAAAGCGCACGGCGCAGCGGGTCTGGCTGATGGCTCATTGCACATCAAACTGAACGGCTCTGCGGGTCAATCGCTCGGTGTTTGGAATGCTAAAGGTCTGACGATCGAGTTGGCCGGTGATGCCAATGACTACGTTGGTAAAGGTATGAACGGCGGTAAAGTCGTGATCTACCCACCAAAAGGTAGCGAGTTTGCTTCGCACGAAGCCACCATTGTTGGTAACACGTGTTTGTATGGTGCTACTGGTGGCGAGTTGTTCGCAGCCGGTATGGCGGGTGAACGTTTCGCGGTGCGTAACTCCGGCGCGACAGCGATTGTGGAAGGCGTGGGCGATCACGGTTGTGAATACATGACTGGCGGCTGCGTGGTGGTGCTGGGTGAAACCGGCTACAACTTCGGCGCGGGTATGACTGGTGGTTTTGCGCTGGTTTACGATCCAAACCAAAAATTCGCGTATCGCTACAACAATGAATTGATCGACACGAATCTGATCAATGGCGAAGCCTACGGCGCAATCCGCGCTTTCTTGAAAGACAAGATCGCTGCGCACGCAGCGCTGACGGGTTCAAGCAAAGCCGCTGAGTTGTTGGCGAACTTCGATGAAGCTGTGGATTACTTCTGGTTGGTGAAACCAAAAGTGGCCAAGCTCGATGCCTTGTTGAAAGACTAA
- a CDS encoding FAD-dependent oxidoreductase — protein MSDVFQFLNIARNPGDKVAVEKRKFVFKEIYSPLDKVTSGEQAGRCLSCGNPYCSWECPVHNHIPHWLKLVDEGKLFEAAELSHKTNSLPEICGRVCPQDRLCEGACTLNQVDAGAVSIGSVEKYITDEAFKAGWRPDMSGVIQTGKKVAVIGAGPAGLGCADILVRNGVTPVVFDRYEEIGGLLTFGIPEFKLEKEVIATRRKIMEEMGVEFRLKTEIGKDVSIETLLAEYDAVFMGMGAYKYMKGGIAGEDLPGVLEALPFLINNVRNSMGTLEGEAFVSMQGKRVVVLGGGDTAMDCNRTSIRQGAASVICAYRRDEENMPGSKREVANAKEEGVEFAWNSQPVKIEKNADGSLALTLVSTQLGAPDEKGRRRPELVAGSERVLECDHVIVAFGFSAEPESWFDAQGVKTDDWGRTIAAEKQTFKHQTSNPKIFAGGDQVRGADLVVRAVYEGRNAAEGILAYLGEW, from the coding sequence ATGTCAGACGTGTTTCAGTTTCTGAATATTGCGCGCAACCCGGGCGATAAAGTCGCCGTTGAAAAGCGCAAGTTCGTATTTAAAGAAATCTACAGCCCATTGGATAAAGTAACATCTGGCGAACAAGCTGGTCGTTGCCTGTCCTGTGGTAATCCATACTGCTCGTGGGAGTGCCCAGTGCACAACCACATCCCGCACTGGCTCAAGCTGGTGGACGAAGGCAAGCTGTTTGAAGCGGCTGAATTGAGCCACAAAACCAACTCATTGCCAGAAATCTGCGGCCGCGTTTGCCCGCAAGATCGTCTGTGTGAAGGTGCGTGTACGCTCAACCAAGTGGATGCGGGTGCCGTATCGATTGGTTCGGTGGAAAAATACATCACCGATGAAGCATTCAAAGCCGGCTGGCGCCCAGATATGTCTGGTGTGATTCAGACTGGTAAGAAAGTTGCCGTGATTGGCGCTGGTCCAGCTGGTTTGGGCTGCGCAGATATCTTGGTGCGCAACGGAGTAACGCCAGTCGTATTCGATCGCTACGAAGAAATCGGCGGCTTGCTGACTTTTGGTATTCCAGAATTCAAACTCGAAAAAGAAGTGATCGCGACCCGTCGCAAAATCATGGAAGAAATGGGCGTTGAATTCCGTCTGAAAACCGAAATCGGTAAAGACGTGAGCATCGAAACCCTGCTGGCTGAATACGATGCCGTATTCATGGGCATGGGTGCATACAAATACATGAAAGGCGGTATCGCTGGCGAAGATTTGCCTGGCGTGCTCGAAGCCTTGCCATTCCTGATCAATAACGTGCGCAACAGCATGGGTACACTCGAAGGCGAAGCCTTTGTATCGATGCAAGGCAAACGCGTTGTGGTGCTGGGTGGTGGCGACACCGCAATGGATTGCAACCGTACGTCAATTCGCCAAGGTGCAGCCAGCGTGATCTGTGCTTACCGTCGTGACGAAGAAAACATGCCAGGCTCAAAACGCGAAGTTGCCAATGCCAAAGAAGAAGGCGTTGAATTCGCTTGGAACAGCCAGCCTGTGAAAATTGAAAAGAATGCTGACGGCAGCCTCGCGCTGACTTTGGTTTCAACGCAATTGGGTGCGCCGGATGAGAAAGGCCGTCGCCGTCCAGAATTGGTAGCGGGTTCAGAGCGCGTACTTGAATGCGATCACGTGATCGTAGCATTTGGTTTCTCGGCTGAGCCAGAAAGCTGGTTTGACGCGCAAGGCGTGAAAACCGACGACTGGGGTCGTACGATTGCAGCTGAAAAGCAAACGTTCAAACATCAGACGTCAAACCCGAAAATTTTCGCGGGTGGTGACCAAGTACGTGGCGCTGATCTCGTTGTGCGAGCAGTGTATGAAGGACGTAATGCAGCAGAGGGTATACTTGCCTACTTGGGCGAGTGGTAA
- a CDS encoding diguanylate cyclase domain-containing protein: MDQQQWLSSGQQFERQGQYSAAMKAWLAGLESAQDLSDEVLYWAKIGELLRKANQAERALAVHQHAYMVTQLGDYQHSLLQLQIGLDLLALEQAEMAKQALQRALQFPNVRLCPVLQELISQLQSELGELALAQQALILAIKLYQNDAMAIAHCSLALLKLFAKSPEIGGEQLSWAIDIANQHLPLLIAEARQMAIELGRACQTLGRDQEAAVYFRQALALPAVSAALPSKPRRLAMIEYKLQQITSEIEIELLREKNEVQHQQVQQLEAVGFRDDITGLYHSRYLTMRWEGLLEQAAAGVSLALLSIGIDFYASISEVLGKESAMLIYVQIAQVLQSEAPSDAVLVTSSSGAFELVTLGKHPSQLDEMIAKVQRKISQLEQVYLPEPLSISVGGAMYQAGEARDVFQLRANLALFLAQRKESNHICWDGTL; this comes from the coding sequence GTGGATCAGCAACAATGGTTGAGTTCAGGGCAGCAATTTGAACGGCAAGGTCAGTACAGTGCCGCGATGAAAGCATGGTTAGCTGGTCTGGAAAGTGCGCAAGATTTGAGTGATGAAGTGCTGTACTGGGCCAAGATAGGCGAGTTACTGCGCAAAGCCAATCAAGCCGAGCGTGCTTTGGCGGTGCATCAGCACGCCTATATGGTCACCCAGCTTGGTGACTATCAGCACAGTTTGTTGCAATTGCAAATCGGTCTTGATTTGCTCGCGCTGGAACAAGCTGAAATGGCCAAACAGGCTCTACAGCGTGCCTTGCAGTTTCCCAATGTGCGTTTATGCCCCGTATTGCAAGAGCTGATCAGCCAGCTTCAAAGTGAGTTGGGTGAGCTAGCGCTGGCACAGCAAGCACTGATATTGGCCATTAAGTTGTACCAGAATGACGCGATGGCGATCGCACACTGTAGTTTGGCCTTGCTCAAACTGTTTGCAAAAAGCCCAGAAATCGGTGGCGAGCAACTCAGTTGGGCAATCGATATTGCCAATCAGCATTTACCGCTACTCATTGCAGAGGCGCGCCAAATGGCGATTGAATTGGGTCGGGCCTGCCAAACTTTGGGGCGTGATCAAGAGGCGGCAGTGTATTTTAGGCAAGCCCTAGCGCTGCCGGCCGTCAGTGCTGCTTTGCCATCGAAGCCGCGTCGTTTGGCGATGATCGAGTATAAATTGCAGCAAATCACCAGTGAAATCGAGATTGAACTACTGCGTGAGAAAAACGAAGTTCAGCATCAGCAGGTGCAGCAGCTCGAAGCAGTAGGGTTTAGGGATGACATCACTGGGCTTTACCATTCGCGCTACCTCACCATGCGCTGGGAAGGCTTGCTCGAACAGGCTGCCGCTGGCGTATCGCTGGCCTTACTCAGTATCGGGATTGATTTTTACGCCAGCATCAGCGAGGTGCTGGGGAAAGAGTCTGCCATGTTGATTTATGTGCAGATTGCTCAGGTATTGCAAAGCGAAGCGCCGAGCGATGCAGTCTTGGTCACGTCAAGTAGCGGCGCATTTGAGTTGGTGACTTTGGGCAAACATCCATCTCAGCTCGACGAGATGATCGCCAAGGTCCAGCGAAAAATCAGCCAACTCGAGCAAGTCTACTTGCCTGAGCCACTCAGTATCAGTGTGGGTGGCGCAATGTATCAGGCGGGTGAAGCGCGCGATGTATTTCAATTGCGTGCCAATTTGGCGCTATTTTTGGCGCAACGAAAAGAAAGTAATCATATTTGTTGGGATGGCACCTTGTAA
- a CDS encoding glutamate synthase subunit beta, with translation MGKPTGFLEIERVKDSYEPVAQRLTHYREFVPALSDDAAKLQGARCMDCGIPFCNNGCPVNNVIPDFNDLVYQQDWQNALTVLHSTNNFPEFTGRVCPAPCEAACTLGINADPVGIKSIERAIIDKAWDNGWVVPQPAKVKTGKKVAIVGSGPAGLAAAQQLARVGHSVTVFEKNDAVGGLLRYGIPDFKLEAEVIDRRLEQMQFEGIAFKTNTVIGSSDIPKGIVNDAKTVVTPAELEAAFDAVILAGGAEVPRDLQVPGRELKGVHFALELLIAQNKQNVGGAANPINAKDKHVVVIGGGDTGSDCVGTSNRHGAASVTQLELMPMPPEQENKSIVWPYWPVKLRTSSSHEEGVERDFAVQTQEFVGENGVLKAVKLVRLDWVDGKPTPVVGSEFELKADLVFLAMGFTNPVASLLDSFGVEKDARGNAKASTDGVGCYQTSVAKVFAAGDVRRGQSLVVWAIREGRQAAREVDAFLMGSSTLPR, from the coding sequence ATGGGTAAGCCAACAGGTTTTCTAGAAATCGAGCGTGTCAAAGACAGCTACGAGCCAGTGGCGCAGCGCCTGACTCACTATCGCGAGTTTGTGCCTGCACTGAGCGATGATGCGGCCAAATTGCAAGGCGCGCGCTGCATGGATTGCGGTATTCCATTCTGCAATAACGGCTGCCCAGTGAATAATGTGATCCCTGATTTTAACGATCTGGTTTACCAGCAAGACTGGCAAAACGCGCTGACGGTATTGCATTCGACCAATAACTTCCCCGAATTTACGGGGCGCGTGTGTCCTGCGCCGTGTGAAGCGGCCTGTACCTTGGGCATTAATGCTGATCCAGTGGGGATTAAATCGATCGAGCGCGCGATCATCGACAAAGCATGGGATAACGGTTGGGTCGTGCCACAGCCTGCCAAAGTCAAAACGGGCAAGAAGGTTGCCATTGTTGGCTCTGGCCCTGCGGGTCTGGCCGCTGCACAGCAGCTCGCTCGCGTGGGCCATAGTGTGACCGTGTTTGAGAAAAACGACGCGGTCGGAGGTTTGTTACGCTACGGCATCCCCGATTTCAAACTCGAAGCAGAAGTGATCGATCGTCGCTTGGAGCAAATGCAATTCGAGGGTATTGCTTTCAAAACCAATACGGTAATTGGCTCTAGCGATATACCCAAGGGTATCGTGAATGACGCGAAAACCGTTGTTACGCCTGCCGAGCTCGAAGCAGCATTCGATGCTGTGATATTGGCCGGTGGTGCCGAAGTGCCGCGCGATTTGCAGGTGCCGGGTCGTGAACTCAAAGGCGTGCATTTCGCGCTGGAATTGCTGATCGCGCAAAACAAGCAAAACGTCGGCGGTGCGGCTAACCCGATCAATGCGAAAGACAAGCATGTGGTTGTGATCGGTGGTGGTGATACCGGTAGTGATTGCGTAGGCACCAGCAACCGCCACGGCGCAGCGAGCGTGACTCAGCTAGAACTGATGCCGATGCCGCCCGAGCAGGAAAATAAATCCATCGTTTGGCCATACTGGCCAGTGAAGCTGCGCACGTCGAGCAGCCACGAAGAAGGCGTTGAGCGCGATTTCGCGGTGCAAACGCAAGAGTTTGTCGGCGAAAATGGCGTACTGAAAGCGGTGAAACTGGTGCGCCTCGATTGGGTGGATGGCAAGCCAACTCCGGTTGTCGGTAGCGAATTTGAGCTCAAAGCTGACCTAGTGTTCCTGGCGATGGGCTTTACCAATCCAGTAGCCAGCTTGCTCGATAGCTTCGGCGTTGAAAAAGACGCGCGCGGCAATGCTAAAGCGAGCACTGACGGCGTGGGTTGCTACCAAACCAGCGTCGCCAAAGTGTTTGCTGCGGGTGACGTACGCCGTGGTCAATCGCTTGTGGTATGGGCAATTCGCGAAGGCCGTCAGGCAGCGCGTGAGGTTGATGCTTTCCTGATGGGGAGCAGTACTTTGCCGCGATAA